One Bacteroidota bacterium genomic window carries:
- a CDS encoding T9SS type A sorting domain-containing protein, with translation MKKYSLIIGLFVLSLQIVTAQATFIIDSLPDYTPPEDILYIAGDFQGWNPGDPAFALQKNGENKWFIVLDSMSTGTTIQYKFTRGDWGTVEKGEFGEEIPNRSFTFGNGDSVGIMIYNWADIGGGNSTASENVSIVDEEFYIPQLDHYRRIWIYLPPDYNNSQNSYPVIYMQDGQNIFDTYTSFAGEWEIDESLNQLYDDGNNVPIVVGIDNGGTERINEYTPWTNLQYGGGQGELYLDFIVETLKPFIDANYRTLSGRQSTAIWGSSLGGLISHYGILKYQDIFSKAGIFSPSYWFSDTVWTFTQEMGHQQNMKIYQLCGSLEAGSMVTDTWRMNDTLLNLGFLADELFVKIVEGGDHNEQLWRENFTEAYLWLFASFANELEQFEHSDNLKLFPNPAEDKLYLPNFDKNTINSGTIYKMDGTCVIKTVHLDEDFIDVSLLKPGTYIIEFKTNKSTFQGKFVKK, from the coding sequence ATGAAAAAATATAGTTTAATTATTGGTCTTTTTGTTTTAAGCCTGCAAATAGTTACTGCTCAGGCAACTTTCATAATAGATTCTCTACCTGATTACACGCCACCGGAGGATATTCTATATATTGCCGGCGATTTTCAGGGATGGAACCCCGGCGATCCGGCTTTTGCTCTTCAAAAAAATGGAGAGAATAAATGGTTTATAGTCCTTGATTCTATGTCAACAGGTACTACTATTCAATATAAATTCACTCGTGGAGATTGGGGAACTGTAGAAAAAGGTGAATTTGGAGAAGAAATCCCAAATCGGTCGTTTACTTTTGGAAATGGCGACTCTGTTGGAATAATGATTTATAATTGGGCTGATATTGGTGGAGGAAATAGCACAGCTTCAGAAAACGTGTCTATTGTTGATGAAGAATTTTACATTCCGCAACTCGACCATTACCGGAGAATATGGATATATTTACCACCGGATTATAACAATAGTCAAAATTCATATCCCGTTATATATATGCAGGACGGGCAAAATATTTTTGACACTTATACCTCTTTTGCCGGAGAATGGGAAATTGACGAAAGCCTAAACCAACTTTATGATGACGGGAATAATGTACCAATTGTAGTGGGAATAGACAATGGAGGAACAGAAAGAATAAATGAATATACTCCATGGACTAACCTACAATACGGTGGTGGGCAAGGCGAATTATATTTAGATTTTATTGTTGAAACACTCAAACCATTTATTGATGCAAATTACAGAACACTTTCAGGCAGACAGTCCACAGCAATTTGGGGAAGTTCGCTCGGAGGATTAATTTCTCATTATGGAATTTTGAAATATCAGGATATTTTCAGCAAGGCAGGTATTTTTTCTCCATCATATTGGTTTTCCGATACTGTATGGACATTCACTCAGGAAATGGGGCATCAGCAAAATATGAAAATCTATCAACTATGCGGAAGTCTTGAAGCAGGTTCAATGGTAACGGATACCTGGAGAATGAATGACACACTGCTAAACTTAGGATTTCTGGCAGATGAGTTATTTGTAAAAATTGTAGAGGGAGGTGATCACAACGAACAATTATGGCGTGAAAATTTTACTGAAGCATACCTATGGCTGTTTGCTTCTTTTGCAAATGAGTTAGAACAATTTGAACATTCTGACAATCTAAAACTATTTCCGAATCCGGCAGAAGACAAATTGTATTTGCCCAATTTTGATAAAAACACAATCAATAGTGGAACAATTTATAAAATGGATGGCACTTGTGTAATAAAAACCGTTCATTTAGATGAAGATTTTATTGATGTGTCCTTATTAAAACCAGGCACATACATAATTGAATTTAAAACAAATAAATCTACTTTTCAGGGGAAATTTGTGAAAAAATGA
- a CDS encoding DUF1294 domain-containing protein: MKKATKNSLTYFFIAFFFITVEILVITKEISFFVFATYFAMSLFAYFFYWKDKSAAIKGNRRISENTLHLLSLFGGWPGALLAQQKFRHKTKKLSFLIVFWITVAVNLSGLILLIRMQ, from the coding sequence ATGAAAAAAGCTACCAAAAATTCCTTGACATATTTTTTTATAGCTTTCTTTTTCATTACAGTGGAAATTTTAGTGATTACAAAAGAAATCTCATTTTTTGTTTTTGCAACATATTTTGCGATGAGCCTGTTTGCCTACTTTTTCTACTGGAAAGACAAATCGGCAGCAATAAAAGGAAATCGTAGAATTAGTGAAAACACACTACATCTGCTTTCCTTGTTTGGAGGCTGGCCCGGTGCTCTGTTAGCTCAACAAAAATTCAGACACAAAACAAAAAAGCTTTCGTTTCTCATAGTTTTTTGGATAACTGTTGCGGTAAATTTATCTGGCTTAATTTTGCTTATTCGTATGCAGTAA
- a CDS encoding N-6 DNA methylase, whose translation MSKQSINNYYNKLSQYKRYGGTRNETSIRRAFANLLEEYCLPRNLILVNELQLKNSTKRPDGTIKDALQLDWGFWESKDQKDNLDEEIEKKIEIGYPTFNIIFENSEIIVLIQQGEEKMRGEMNDADFLHRILAAFVEYERPEIKEFHTAVEKFKEDIPDIVEALRKMIAEQADKNPDFRVQREKFWNVCRESINPEISAFDIREMLIQHILTAEIFDTVFGDSHFHRENNIARELETVVNTFFTGQVRQDTLATVDNYYKTIKREASNIDNHHEKQKFLKVIYETFYKAYNPKGADRLGVVYTPNEIVKFMVESTDYLLEKYFGKSLADKNVQILDPATGTGTFITDIIEYIPPKYLKHKFKNEIHCNELAILPYYIANLNIEYTYQQKMNKYEAFENIVFVDTIDNLGFGYEGKQQSLFAMTAENLERIKKQNSNKISVIIGNPPYNANQQNENDNNKNRTYPQIDKRIKDTYIKQSTAQKTKVYDMYSRFYRWAMDRIDKNGIIAFITNRSFIDSRTFDGFRKIVEREFDYIYIIDTQSDVRKNPKIAGTTHNVFGIQTGVAVMFLVKKEDKK comes from the coding sequence ATGTCGAAACAAAGCATAAATAATTATTACAATAAGCTGAGTCAATACAAACGATATGGTGGTACAAGAAACGAAACAAGTATCCGCCGAGCATTTGCAAATTTATTGGAGGAATATTGTTTGCCAAGAAACCTGATTTTGGTTAACGAATTGCAACTAAAAAATTCCACAAAACGACCAGATGGAACAATTAAGGATGCATTACAATTAGACTGGGGATTCTGGGAAAGCAAAGATCAAAAGGACAATTTAGATGAAGAGATTGAGAAAAAAATTGAAATCGGATACCCAACTTTCAACATAATTTTTGAAAATTCCGAAATAATCGTTCTCATTCAGCAAGGCGAAGAAAAAATGCGAGGAGAAATGAACGATGCTGATTTTTTGCATCGTATTTTAGCTGCATTTGTAGAATACGAACGACCAGAAATAAAGGAATTTCATACGGCTGTTGAGAAATTTAAAGAAGATATACCCGATATTGTAGAGGCTCTGCGAAAAATGATAGCTGAACAAGCCGACAAAAATCCTGATTTTAGGGTGCAACGCGAAAAGTTTTGGAATGTGTGCCGCGAAAGTATAAATCCGGAAATATCAGCCTTCGATATTCGAGAAATGCTTATACAACATATTCTAACAGCAGAAATTTTTGATACCGTCTTTGGCGACAGTCATTTTCATCGCGAAAATAATATTGCACGAGAATTAGAAACCGTGGTAAACACATTTTTTACAGGCCAGGTAAGGCAAGATACACTTGCAACAGTAGATAATTACTACAAAACCATTAAACGTGAAGCATCGAATATTGACAACCACCACGAAAAACAAAAATTCCTGAAAGTAATTTACGAAACTTTTTACAAGGCATACAATCCCAAAGGAGCCGATCGTTTGGGAGTAGTTTATACGCCTAATGAAATTGTAAAATTTATGGTAGAAAGCACAGATTATTTGCTCGAAAAATATTTTGGCAAATCATTAGCAGATAAAAATGTGCAAATTCTTGATCCTGCAACCGGAACTGGAACCTTTATTACAGATATTATTGAATACATTCCGCCAAAATATTTGAAACATAAATTCAAAAACGAAATTCATTGCAACGAACTGGCAATTTTACCATATTATATTGCAAACCTGAATATTGAATATACTTATCAACAAAAAATGAACAAGTACGAAGCATTTGAAAATATCGTTTTTGTTGATACGATAGATAATCTCGGCTTTGGATATGAAGGCAAGCAACAGTCGCTTTTTGCAATGACTGCCGAAAATCTTGAACGAATAAAAAAACAAAACAGCAATAAAATTTCGGTTATTATTGGAAATCCGCCATATAATGCCAACCAACAAAATGAAAATGATAATAATAAAAACCGGACATATCCACAAATAGATAAACGTATAAAGGATACTTATATAAAACAAAGCACAGCACAAAAAACGAAAGTTTATGATATGTATTCTCGTTTTTATCGTTGGGCAATGGATAGAATTGATAAAAATGGGATTATTGCATTTATTACAAATCGTTCTTTTATTGACAGCCGAACATTTGATGGTTTTCGTAAAATTGTGGAACGCGAATTTGATTACATTTATATTATTGACACACAAAGTGATGTGCGAAAAAATCCGAAAATTGCAGGAACTACACACAATGTTTTTGGCATACAAACCGGCGTGGCTGTAATGTTTTTGGTGAAAAAGGAAGACAAAAAATGA
- a CDS encoding SET domain-containing protein-lysine N-methyltransferase: MKCYRSPKIEVRSSKLEGKGVFAKQKIQKDELIAIKAGHIVNDDQLKKISSTVGDFALQIHDQYYLSPMSKDELSDMVIFINHSCDPNVGFDGQIVYVATRNIEPGEELCHDYAMERTDDYFLECHCGSELCRKKISGNDWKIPELQERYRNYFSSHILKKIQNQ, translated from the coding sequence ATGAAATGTTACCGCTCCCCAAAAATTGAAGTTCGCTCAAGCAAATTGGAAGGCAAAGGTGTTTTCGCCAAACAAAAAATTCAAAAAGACGAGCTGATTGCTATCAAAGCAGGACATATTGTAAATGACGATCAACTAAAAAAAATAAGCTCAACAGTCGGCGATTTTGCTCTTCAAATTCACGACCAATATTATTTGAGCCCAATGTCGAAAGACGAACTTTCCGATATGGTAATTTTTATTAACCACTCCTGCGACCCGAATGTTGGCTTCGATGGGCAAATTGTGTATGTTGCAACACGCAATATTGAGCCGGGCGAGGAACTCTGCCACGATTACGCAATGGAGCGTACCGACGATTATTTTCTGGAATGCCACTGTGGTTCGGAACTTTGTCGTAAAAAAATAAGCGGCAACGACTGGAAAATCCCTGAACTCCAGGAAAGATACAGGAATTATTTTTCTTCGCACATTTTAAAGAAAATTCAAAATCAATAA